In Paenibacillus algicola, a genomic segment contains:
- a CDS encoding response regulator, protein MHQLLIVDDQPDLVDDLAEMIPWEQLDIVKVHKAYSAREALEIITVHPISVMITDIRMPGDSGLDLIEQVRASWEKIRCILLTGYDDFDYAKRALQNQVTDYLLKPCEDEEVLGAVTKALKSIEDEWKSIASYQNAMQSIKLNQPALRNHLLMELLEGRRVSFEELDERLELLELPLRQEVPYSLMLIRLEDYFDRYRGNDVPLMEYAIFNMAEELFVDTFHIWQIKDKHGYLIFLIQPKPGAGSTELDWKDKAENKASRLQHSVKQFLKGTISVLLSRWGPFPQQVKKLYDESVIQFRQHIGSDRELLLTLAEQPEPEARSVNSLTHLYDPPMLVHLIEAGQWEALDEKMDAIFNELEQKWSHSHEHILETYFMIVSAFSYSIHKSKRWIQELLGEEYKKLVNGPQFHTIQQLRDWSMSILQVYKQSMDAETKDSRSSLVRQVQDYVYHHLSEASLQSIAAHVFLNPSYLSKVYKLETGEGISDYLFRLKMEQATYKLRNTNEKVYEIAEGLGYMKTSYFIKLFKDKFGLTPQEYRDKLA, encoded by the coding sequence ATGCATCAGCTTCTTATTGTCGATGACCAGCCCGACCTGGTAGATGACCTCGCGGAAATGATACCCTGGGAACAGCTCGACATTGTAAAAGTTCATAAAGCCTACTCGGCTCGGGAGGCTCTGGAGATTATCACCGTCCACCCGATCAGTGTTATGATCACAGATATTCGCATGCCCGGAGACTCCGGGCTCGATCTGATCGAGCAGGTCAGAGCTTCATGGGAAAAAATCCGCTGTATCCTTCTCACCGGATATGATGATTTTGATTATGCCAAGCGCGCGCTTCAAAACCAGGTGACCGATTATTTACTCAAGCCCTGTGAAGACGAGGAAGTGCTGGGTGCTGTGACGAAAGCCCTCAAGAGCATTGAGGACGAGTGGAAGTCCATCGCTTCATACCAGAATGCAATGCAGTCCATTAAGCTTAACCAGCCCGCCCTTCGCAATCATCTGCTCATGGAATTGCTTGAGGGCAGACGCGTTTCATTTGAGGAGCTGGATGAGCGGCTGGAGCTATTAGAGCTGCCTCTGCGGCAAGAGGTGCCGTACAGCCTGATGCTGATCCGGCTGGAGGATTATTTTGACCGCTATCGGGGGAATGATGTTCCTCTGATGGAGTATGCCATCTTTAATATGGCGGAGGAGCTGTTTGTCGACACGTTTCACATTTGGCAGATCAAGGATAAGCATGGCTATCTCATCTTCCTGATTCAGCCTAAGCCGGGTGCTGGAAGCACCGAATTGGATTGGAAGGATAAAGCCGAGAACAAAGCGTCCCGGCTGCAGCACAGCGTCAAGCAATTTCTGAAGGGGACGATCTCGGTCCTGCTCAGCAGATGGGGTCCATTCCCACAGCAAGTGAAGAAGCTCTATGATGAGTCCGTGATCCAGTTCCGCCAGCATATCGGCAGCGATCGGGAGCTGCTGCTGACCCTTGCCGAGCAGCCGGAGCCGGAAGCAAGGTCCGTGAATTCCTTGACGCATTTATATGATCCCCCGATGCTGGTCCACCTCATTGAGGCCGGTCAATGGGAAGCCCTGGATGAGAAGATGGATGCTATATTTAATGAATTGGAGCAAAAATGGAGCCACTCTCATGAGCATATTCTGGAGACCTATTTCATGATTGTCAGTGCATTCAGCTACTCCATTCATAAGAGCAAGCGCTGGATTCAGGAGCTGCTCGGGGAGGAATACAAGAAGCTGGTGAATGGCCCTCAGTTCCATACCATCCAGCAGCTGCGCGATTGGTCCATGAGCATTTTGCAGGTTTACAAGCAGAGCATGGACGCTGAAACCAAGGATTCACGGTCCAGTCTTGTTCGACAGGTTCAGGACTATGTGTACCATCATCTTAGCGAGGCGTCCCTGCAATCCATCGCAGCGCATGTGTTCTTGAATCCCTCCTATCTCTCGAAGGTCTACAAGCTGGAAACCGGTGAAGGCATCAGCGATTATTTATTCCGCCTGAAGATGGAGCAGGCCACCTACAAGCTGCGGAACACGAACGAGAAGGTGTACGAGATCGCGGAGGGACTGGGCTATATGAAGACCAGCTACTTCATCAAATTGTTCAAGGATAAATTCGGCCTAACCCCGCAGGAATATAGGGACAAGCTGGCTTGA
- a CDS encoding sensor histidine kinase: protein MLLPIKTNTLTKMIIVLVLLLIPILVLYSLSNRVSVSVVSSEIRAMKQKDLRFLATEFDNSVDNLSTLAFLLSEDIHIQELQQLPSIRTAYERNSEKSRMLERLRLLNVAERWDTQYSVIAPQQQDIVSTNPRAAFDLEELKRIASPTWQFKEMNVGGRMEYRYVRHVVKPESMRDRIEQAGLVVEVSFPQDLLAKDLDRFKLGGQGDPFMLLPSDQMITNSTADLDKMEELSRRIAAEPLRGQDSTVMELAGEQYLVSTVRIESLNGYLVDYYPLEAILEPIVKSRNLFYGSIGLLLILSTVAAYLLYRNVQRPIWLLIRNVQRLRDGEYSTRITVNPNNEFSYLFERFNDMASDIDRLIHKVYAEQISTREANLKQLQSQINPHFLYNCFALIRSLARLGKKQQVMDMAMHLSKYYRYTTRSEKSSAALSEELNLIESYLEIQKMHIQHLSYEIDVPDSMLRLEVPRLLLQPLVENAVIHGIEKSAMDGIVTISGEQADGLNCITIEDNGMGMTLDQIQELQHRITLPPTTETGTALWNIHQRIFLQFGNEASLNFAPGKHGGMKVRIQWPIEPGE from the coding sequence ATGTTGTTACCGATCAAAACCAATACATTAACCAAGATGATTATCGTGCTCGTGCTGCTGCTGATCCCGATCCTGGTGCTGTACAGCCTGTCCAACCGGGTCAGTGTCTCGGTCGTAAGCAGTGAAATCCGGGCTATGAAGCAGAAGGATCTGCGCTTCCTTGCTACCGAATTCGACAACAGCGTCGACAATTTATCCACCCTTGCTTTTCTTCTTAGTGAGGATATCCACATTCAAGAGCTGCAGCAGCTGCCCTCCATCCGGACGGCCTATGAGCGCAATTCTGAGAAATCCCGGATGCTGGAGCGCCTCCGCCTGTTAAATGTTGCGGAACGGTGGGATACACAATACAGCGTCATTGCTCCGCAGCAGCAGGATATCGTCTCTACGAATCCGCGCGCGGCCTTTGATCTGGAGGAGCTGAAACGCATTGCATCGCCAACCTGGCAGTTCAAAGAAATGAACGTCGGCGGGCGCATGGAGTATCGGTATGTCCGCCATGTCGTCAAGCCGGAGAGCATGCGAGACCGCATTGAACAGGCCGGGCTTGTCGTGGAGGTTTCATTTCCGCAGGATCTGCTGGCCAAGGATCTGGACCGCTTTAAGCTGGGGGGCCAGGGAGATCCCTTTATGCTCCTGCCCTCGGACCAGATGATTACGAACAGCACCGCCGATCTGGACAAGATGGAGGAATTGAGCCGCCGGATCGCCGCTGAGCCTCTTAGGGGTCAGGACAGTACGGTGATGGAGCTTGCAGGTGAACAGTATCTGGTAAGTACCGTCCGGATCGAGTCCCTGAACGGATATCTGGTCGATTATTATCCGCTGGAGGCCATTCTGGAGCCTATTGTGAAATCGCGTAATCTTTTTTATGGATCGATCGGCCTGCTCTTGATCTTAAGCACTGTCGCTGCGTATCTGCTGTACCGGAACGTACAGCGTCCGATATGGCTGCTCATCCGAAATGTACAGCGGCTGCGGGACGGCGAGTATTCCACCCGGATCACGGTAAATCCGAACAACGAATTCTCGTATCTGTTTGAGCGCTTTAACGATATGGCATCCGACATTGACCGGTTGATTCACAAGGTGTATGCAGAGCAGATCAGCACGCGGGAGGCAAATCTGAAGCAGCTTCAGTCGCAGATCAATCCGCATTTTTTGTACAATTGCTTTGCATTGATTCGCAGTCTGGCTCGGCTGGGCAAGAAGCAGCAGGTTATGGATATGGCTATGCACCTCAGTAAATATTACCGGTACACCACAAGGAGCGAGAAATCGAGCGCCGCGCTGAGCGAGGAATTAAACCTCATTGAGAGCTATCTCGAAATTCAGAAAATGCATATCCAGCATTTGTCGTACGAGATTGACGTGCCGGACAGCATGCTGAGACTTGAGGTGCCAAGGCTGCTGCTGCAGCCACTCGTTGAGAACGCTGTCATCCATGGGATTGAGAAATCTGCTATGGACGGCATCGTAACGATCAGCGGGGAGCAGGCGGACGGACTGAACTGCATTACCATTGAGGATAACGGCATGGGCATGACCCTGGATCAGATTCAAGAATTGCAGCATCGCATTACGCTGCCTCCGACGACGGAAACCGGCACGGCCTTGTGGAACATACACCAGCGCATCTTCCTGCAATTCGGGAATGAGGCGTCGCTGAATTTTGCTCCCGGGAAGCATGGCGGGATGAAGGTGAGGATCCAATGGCCGATAGAGCCCGGCGAATAA
- a CDS encoding carbohydrate binding domain-containing protein codes for MTALSKKSGSSKPGTRLRKRTALVLSLLLAATHVPVTGGAWTTQVSAQSTLVNQLEEKSHWAAPVLQKWHNEGLLTGYPDGSLRPDQVITRAELVKLLHTMFGFNEQGSASFHDVKAEQWFAAAVSAVEAAGYVRGYPDGSFRPSQAVTREQAAHVLAGLFSLNATADTSLTGYKDAGDVSKYAQESTAKLAASGILQGYPDGTLRPRTPLTRAELVSLLERLAPRMMKQGETLTGETVKGNLLVRAAGAVIRNTIVNGNVFLAAGIGEGDASLEQTTVKGTLFVHGGGSNSIYLADSSVEELQLNKQEGPVRIVISGASEIGRVDVQTPAVIEVEEGASIEVIHIHSGAAGTTITGKGQIREITNEGDEVTLNGKTLGRGKTEPVGGVAPQTPGGTPQTPAAPGSGGGTPQIPSVPNPGSGNPQPEPGDESDWTLVWSDEFDGTGSNLDVNGVNLDLWDYQLGTGAEYGLDGWGNNEQQYYRAENAKVENGSLIIEARNDGYGGKPYTSSRLYTQPTFTKKYGRFEARMKLPVGSGFWPAFWMMPADNRYGGWAASGEIDIMEARGRLPGEVGGTIHYGESWPLNRSTGAEYHFPEGTDISDFHTYAVEWEPGVLRWYVDGELYQELTNWDSWGKNMPAKYAFPAPFDQEFYLILNLAVGGNYDGGRNPDASLLPSTMEVDYVRVYELTGRPYNTPVEPQVLAEPLPEGAKEAVNGNYVHDMLYEQPIKEVAADGEALSPDYWNFVHISTFGGNGTAAVELLDGIPFAKLGITAAGNAAHAVQLIQHVSLGKGRWYKLSFDAKAGADRTMAVKLGGGADRGWGAYSRTLEAQLSPELQRYELVFQMEKETDLNARLEFNAGLNMSSVWIGNVKLEESNAPALYPDEPKPPVNDNYIYNGTFDLGRIDRMTFWHLMTDGAAATAAVDPAARELKAAITDGGASETAVKLVQPGVRLVGGSSYKLSFDARADQERTIQAALWNKEGTVIYAAPQAIELTEQMEIKTVTFEMQAPSDEEGQLVFLLGGRAGDVYLDNVSLTREGNSANELSLDEQFPLKNGSFSRGTANWSEHVQGRWDGWDQQTRYSVEDGELKFHISSAGNQPWDVMLMQTDFPLRSGSTYVVSMDARSTMDRPVELVIETGQQRYLEETVQLTDSMQHFSFELPVNDDLEVSFRLLMGKLAGLQSGSHDIYVDNIRVEQKGARDQAFLAVNGDFSDGLTGWGTHLQGQYDGPSSASFQEDAGEARVSINHAGINPWDIILMQTNKSLKQGQTYLVSFKARSTSPRAIEAVIDNHEYTRFLNETIDLTSEMQIFSFEVTLESDQNAGLKFLMGAAPGIGADRHDIYIDDVQMELKGAREAISGATVAP; via the coding sequence ATGACAGCGCTATCAAAAAAGAGCGGCTCCAGTAAACCGGGGACCCGGCTCCGGAAGCGAACGGCTCTGGTGCTCAGCTTGCTGCTTGCAGCCACTCATGTCCCGGTGACGGGTGGAGCTTGGACAACACAGGTGTCCGCTCAATCGACACTCGTCAACCAGCTGGAAGAAAAGAGCCACTGGGCAGCCCCGGTGCTGCAGAAGTGGCATAACGAAGGACTGCTTACAGGCTATCCGGATGGCAGTCTGCGGCCGGATCAAGTGATTACACGGGCGGAGCTGGTCAAGCTGCTTCACACGATGTTTGGTTTTAATGAGCAAGGCAGTGCAAGCTTCCATGATGTCAAAGCTGAGCAGTGGTTTGCGGCCGCAGTCTCTGCGGTGGAAGCGGCGGGATATGTACGAGGCTATCCGGACGGCAGCTTCCGTCCAAGCCAGGCAGTTACACGAGAGCAGGCTGCTCATGTGCTGGCAGGACTGTTTTCTCTTAACGCAACGGCAGACACATCTTTAACCGGCTACAAGGATGCCGGCGATGTGAGCAAGTACGCGCAGGAAAGCACGGCAAAGCTTGCAGCCAGCGGGATCCTGCAGGGCTATCCGGACGGCACCCTTCGGCCACGCACTCCGCTTACACGAGCAGAGCTGGTCAGTCTTCTGGAGCGGTTAGCGCCGAGGATGATGAAGCAGGGAGAAACACTCACAGGTGAAACCGTGAAGGGCAATCTGCTGGTTCGAGCAGCAGGTGCGGTGATCCGCAATACTATAGTGAATGGAAACGTATTTCTCGCAGCTGGTATTGGTGAGGGAGATGCGTCTTTAGAGCAAACGACGGTCAAAGGCACTCTGTTTGTCCATGGCGGCGGCAGCAATAGCATCTATCTGGCTGACTCTTCCGTAGAAGAGCTGCAGTTGAATAAACAAGAGGGTCCGGTGCGAATCGTTATTTCGGGAGCCTCGGAGATTGGCCGCGTGGATGTGCAGACCCCGGCGGTGATTGAGGTGGAAGAAGGAGCCTCTATCGAGGTGATCCATATTCATTCCGGTGCAGCGGGTACCACGATTACCGGAAAGGGACAGATCCGCGAAATCACAAATGAGGGGGATGAGGTTACCCTGAACGGCAAAACCTTGGGTCGCGGGAAGACAGAGCCGGTCGGGGGTGTAGCACCGCAAACACCAGGCGGCACTCCGCAGACCCCTGCTGCGCCAGGCTCCGGAGGCGGCACTCCGCAGATTCCTTCCGTGCCAAATCCCGGCAGTGGAAATCCACAGCCGGAGCCGGGAGACGAGAGCGACTGGACATTGGTGTGGAGTGATGAGTTCGATGGGACAGGCTCCAACCTGGATGTGAACGGAGTCAACCTGGATTTATGGGATTATCAGCTGGGAACCGGAGCCGAGTACGGTCTGGACGGCTGGGGAAATAATGAACAGCAATATTACCGGGCGGAAAACGCCAAGGTGGAGAACGGCAGCCTGATCATTGAGGCGCGAAATGACGGTTACGGAGGGAAACCGTACACGTCTTCCCGACTGTACACGCAGCCGACCTTTACTAAGAAATATGGCCGATTTGAAGCGCGTATGAAGCTTCCGGTCGGTTCCGGCTTCTGGCCTGCCTTCTGGATGATGCCGGCCGACAATCGGTACGGAGGCTGGGCGGCTTCCGGAGAAATCGATATTATGGAAGCCCGAGGCCGGCTGCCGGGAGAGGTTGGCGGAACGATCCATTATGGAGAAAGCTGGCCGCTGAATCGGAGTACAGGAGCGGAATACCATTTCCCGGAGGGTACCGATATTTCGGATTTTCATACGTATGCTGTGGAATGGGAGCCTGGAGTGCTGCGCTGGTATGTCGATGGCGAGCTCTATCAGGAGCTGACCAACTGGGACAGCTGGGGCAAGAATATGCCAGCCAAATATGCGTTCCCGGCTCCATTTGATCAGGAGTTTTACCTGATCTTGAATTTGGCCGTGGGCGGCAATTATGATGGGGGACGCAATCCGGATGCCTCTTTGCTGCCTTCGACTATGGAGGTAGATTATGTTCGTGTTTACGAGCTGACAGGCAGACCATACAACACGCCCGTAGAACCGCAGGTGCTGGCTGAGCCGCTGCCTGAAGGGGCCAAAGAAGCGGTCAATGGGAACTACGTGCATGATATGCTTTACGAGCAGCCGATCAAGGAAGTGGCTGCAGACGGGGAAGCCTTAAGCCCGGATTATTGGAATTTTGTTCATATCAGCACCTTTGGCGGCAACGGAACTGCGGCTGTAGAATTGCTGGACGGCATTCCATTTGCCAAGCTGGGCATCACAGCTGCCGGTAATGCTGCGCATGCGGTGCAGCTTATACAGCATGTTTCACTGGGTAAAGGAAGATGGTATAAATTAAGCTTTGATGCCAAGGCCGGGGCAGATCGGACGATGGCAGTGAAGCTGGGAGGAGGCGCTGATCGAGGCTGGGGCGCTTATTCCAGAACGCTTGAAGCCCAGCTGAGTCCCGAGCTTCAGCGCTACGAGCTGGTTTTCCAGATGGAGAAAGAAACGGATCTGAATGCCAGACTTGAATTTAATGCGGGCTTGAATATGTCCTCCGTATGGATCGGCAACGTCAAGCTGGAGGAAAGTAACGCTCCAGCCCTATACCCGGATGAGCCGAAGCCGCCTGTAAATGATAATTACATTTATAACGGAACCTTCGATCTGGGCCGGATCGATCGGATGACATTCTGGCACTTGATGACTGACGGAGCCGCGGCGACAGCAGCTGTTGATCCAGCAGCCCGGGAGCTGAAGGCTGCGATTACAGACGGGGGAGCTTCGGAGACGGCGGTCAAGCTGGTACAGCCGGGCGTCCGTCTGGTTGGCGGCAGCTCGTATAAGCTCAGCTTCGACGCAAGAGCAGATCAGGAACGGACGATTCAAGCAGCTCTTTGGAACAAAGAGGGTACAGTGATTTATGCAGCTCCTCAGGCCATAGAGCTAACGGAGCAGATGGAGATCAAGACCGTCACTTTCGAAATGCAGGCGCCTTCCGATGAAGAGGGGCAGCTGGTGTTCTTGCTGGGCGGACGTGCCGGAGATGTATATCTGGACAATGTGAGCTTGACGCGTGAGGGAAATTCTGCGAATGAGCTCTCACTGGATGAGCAGTTTCCGTTGAAGAACGGCAGCTTCTCGCGGGGCACAGCCAATTGGAGCGAGCATGTACAAGGCCGGTGGGATGGATGGGATCAGCAAACCCGGTACTCGGTCGAGGACGGTGAGCTGAAATTTCACATTTCCAGCGCCGGCAATCAGCCATGGGATGTTATGCTGATGCAGACGGATTTCCCTCTGCGTAGTGGCAGCACGTATGTTGTTTCCATGGATGCCAGATCCACGATGGACCGTCCGGTGGAGCTGGTGATTGAAACAGGTCAACAGCGGTATCTTGAAGAAACCGTTCAGCTGACAGACAGCATGCAGCATTTCAGCTTTGAGCTGCCTGTAAACGACGATCTCGAAGTCTCGTTCAGGCTGCTTATGGGCAAGCTCGCTGGACTGCAGTCCGGCTCGCATGATATCTATGTAGACAATATTCGTGTAGAGCAGAAGGGTGCGCGGGATCAGGCTTTTCTCGCTGTCAACGGTGATTTCTCAGACGGCCTTACCGGCTGGGGCACGCACTTGCAGGGACAATATGACGGACCCTCCTCCGCTTCCTTCCAGGAAGATGCGGGAGAGGCTCGTGTCAGTATCAATCATGCGGGAATAAATCCATGGGATATTATCTTGATGCAGACCAACAAGTCTTTGAAGCAGGGTCAAACGTATCTGGTTTCCTTTAAGGCCAGATCGACAAGTCCAAGAGCGATTGAAGCTGTCATTGATAATCACGAGTATACCCGGTTTCTGAACGAAACGATTGATTTGACTTCAGAGATGCAGATCTTCAGCTTTGAAGTGACACTTGAGAGTGATCAGAACGCCGGGCTCAAGTTCCTCATGGGTGCAGCGCCAGGTATAGGCGCAGATCGTCATGATATTTATATCGATGATGTGCAAATGGAGCTGAAGGGGGCACGCGAAGCCATCAGCGGGGCTACTGTAGCACCTTAA
- a CDS encoding cellobiose phosphorylase: MDTVKYEYDDRGRFVVEQYNRAEPFSSFLPGMAGKTGIPLWLFYVNRGQGVASFGIEDKNSAIMEFFPANKAYQLVPQQGFRTFIKYRTAQGEGFLEPFAIEEAGRDRTERMLISPNMLELEGSYQSEGFTVKVSYFTMPGESFAALVRDVSITNISGQTMDLEVLDGMPAVIPYGMNHSAYKELGYTLRSWMDVQHLELGIPLYSLRGSIADTAEVNAISGGHFYLGSASHSRLRPCKPGRPIVDMDLIFEQNTSLTRPDGFLNRGLEALQSAPQVTTNKVPGAFTGAIQTLQHGESLQIISMTGHVKDIGRIHARAEEFVSPVYIERKKQEASEVVSQYTQDVETRTALPQFDEYIKQSYTDNFLRGGYPLILDNGTEEGAVYHIFSRKHGDLERDYNFFKLLPTFYSQGNGNYRDANQNRRCDIFIHPQVHDFNIRMFLSLIQPDGYNPLVVKGCSFRLKDTAGLLEHVEEEHRETMSRFFDKPYHPGELLNHMMDKHIALVITPEEFMQEALRRSEQSFEAEFGEGYWIDHWTYNMDLVESYLTIYPDRQEDLLYGSKSYTYFDSPAFVAPRSRKYVLTQEGGVRQYGAIEENEDKERRLSHASGGHWVTSANGGGEVYRSTLFEKLLILAAVKFATLDPEGLGVEMEAGKPGWNDSMNGLPGLFASGFGETCELKRLMEALEQWNTQEISIPAEAAELMDTIAVELEHYETSEEASRNMLYWDHVSSARELYRSRVAEGFEGSETKLSPERIGQLLKRCLSKLEDAMQRALAIGNGIYPTYFCYEAESYTLLEDEEGKAQYDAKGRPLVKVEQFRRVDVPRFLEGPVRAFKVLKKDEERKQLYKAIRSSGIYDRKLKMYKVNESLAGQPLELGRSTIFTPGWLENESIFMHMSYKYLLELLKGGLYKEFFEDMKHSMPPFFDPAVYGRSILENSSFIASSANPDETLHGRGFVARLSGSTAEFLNMWFVMMAGEQPFQVKDEGLTLRLLPKLPGWLFDESGEVSFRFLGACEVTYCNSQRQDTFALNSSSIRYVLTLQDGSKVETSGVISEPYASLVRSGKVAAIRVQLFS; the protein is encoded by the coding sequence ATGGACACTGTAAAATATGAATATGATGACCGCGGCCGCTTTGTTGTGGAGCAGTACAACAGGGCCGAACCGTTCTCCAGCTTTCTGCCTGGCATGGCCGGCAAGACCGGGATTCCGCTATGGCTGTTTTATGTGAATCGGGGACAAGGGGTGGCCAGCTTCGGCATTGAGGATAAGAATAGTGCCATAATGGAGTTTTTTCCTGCCAACAAAGCCTATCAACTTGTACCTCAACAGGGTTTCCGTACCTTTATCAAATACAGGACTGCACAAGGAGAGGGCTTTCTTGAGCCGTTTGCTATAGAAGAAGCAGGAAGAGACCGCACCGAGCGCATGTTGATTTCTCCGAATATGCTTGAACTGGAGGGAAGCTATCAATCTGAAGGCTTCACGGTAAAGGTAAGTTACTTTACTATGCCTGGGGAGAGCTTTGCAGCGCTTGTGCGGGACGTTTCGATTACGAACATTTCAGGACAAACGATGGACCTAGAGGTGCTTGATGGTATGCCTGCCGTCATTCCATACGGGATGAATCATTCGGCTTACAAAGAGCTCGGTTACACACTAAGGAGCTGGATGGATGTCCAGCATCTGGAGTTAGGCATTCCCCTGTACAGCCTGCGCGGCAGCATTGCTGATACGGCTGAGGTCAATGCGATCAGCGGAGGACATTTTTATTTAGGTTCTGCGTCCCATTCCCGGCTCAGACCGTGCAAACCGGGCCGTCCTATTGTCGATATGGATCTGATCTTTGAGCAAAATACGAGCTTGACACGCCCTGACGGCTTTCTGAACAGGGGCCTGGAAGCGTTACAGTCTGCTCCGCAGGTTACAACGAATAAGGTGCCTGGTGCGTTCACGGGAGCAATCCAAACGCTACAGCACGGTGAAAGCCTACAGATCATATCGATGACCGGGCATGTTAAGGATATTGGCCGTATTCATGCAAGAGCGGAGGAGTTTGTAAGTCCTGTCTATATAGAGCGCAAGAAACAGGAGGCGTCCGAGGTGGTGTCGCAGTACACTCAGGATGTGGAAACCCGGACTGCCCTGCCCCAATTTGATGAATATATTAAACAGAGCTATACGGACAATTTTTTGCGGGGCGGCTATCCGCTTATTCTAGACAATGGGACGGAGGAAGGAGCAGTCTATCATATTTTCTCCCGCAAGCATGGTGATCTGGAGCGGGATTATAATTTTTTCAAGCTGCTTCCGACCTTTTATTCTCAAGGTAACGGAAATTACCGGGATGCGAACCAGAACCGCCGCTGCGATATTTTCATCCATCCCCAGGTTCATGACTTCAACATCCGCATGTTTCTCAGCTTGATTCAGCCTGATGGCTATAACCCGTTGGTCGTTAAAGGCTGCTCTTTCAGACTGAAGGATACAGCGGGGCTGCTTGAGCATGTGGAGGAAGAACATCGGGAAACGATGAGCCGCTTTTTTGACAAGCCCTATCATCCGGGAGAACTGCTGAATCATATGATGGACAAACACATCGCTCTGGTCATCACGCCAGAGGAATTTATGCAGGAAGCACTTCGTCGTTCGGAGCAGAGCTTTGAAGCTGAGTTCGGGGAAGGCTACTGGATCGATCACTGGACGTATAACATGGATCTGGTCGAAAGCTACCTGACGATCTATCCTGACCGGCAAGAGGATTTGCTATACGGCAGCAAGTCCTATACCTACTTTGACAGCCCTGCTTTCGTAGCTCCGCGCAGCCGGAAATATGTACTGACGCAAGAAGGCGGGGTACGTCAATATGGGGCCATTGAGGAGAATGAGGACAAGGAACGCCGTCTCAGCCATGCATCCGGCGGACATTGGGTCACCTCTGCTAACGGTGGGGGAGAGGTCTATCGCTCCACACTGTTTGAGAAGCTGCTTATTCTAGCTGCTGTCAAGTTTGCGACACTGGATCCCGAGGGACTGGGTGTTGAAATGGAGGCAGGTAAGCCGGGCTGGAATGATTCCATGAACGGACTGCCCGGGCTATTTGCGTCCGGCTTCGGGGAGACCTGCGAGCTGAAACGGCTAATGGAAGCACTGGAGCAATGGAACACCCAAGAAATCTCCATCCCTGCAGAGGCTGCCGAGCTTATGGACACGATTGCAGTTGAACTGGAACATTACGAGACCTCTGAGGAAGCAAGCAGAAATATGCTGTATTGGGATCATGTTTCATCTGCCCGCGAGTTGTATCGCAGCCGTGTTGCAGAGGGCTTTGAGGGGTCAGAGACAAAGCTGTCACCTGAGCGAATTGGACAGCTCCTCAAGCGCTGCTTAAGCAAGCTTGAAGATGCTATGCAAAGAGCTCTTGCCATAGGCAATGGTATTTATCCAACGTACTTTTGCTACGAAGCAGAGTCCTATACCCTTCTTGAAGACGAAGAAGGAAAAGCGCAGTATGACGCGAAGGGCAGACCACTTGTCAAGGTTGAGCAGTTCCGCCGGGTGGATGTTCCGCGCTTCCTGGAAGGGCCTGTGCGTGCATTCAAGGTGCTGAAGAAGGATGAGGAGCGCAAACAGCTATACAAGGCAATCCGAAGCAGTGGTATTTATGACCGCAAATTGAAGATGTACAAGGTGAACGAATCGCTGGCAGGACAGCCGCTGGAGCTGGGACGTTCAACCATATTTACACCGGGCTGGCTGGAGAATGAATCCATATTCATGCACATGTCATACAAGTATCTGCTGGAGCTGTTAAAAGGAGGACTGTATAAAGAGTTCTTTGAGGATATGAAGCATTCAATGCCTCCGTTTTTTGATCCTGCAGTATACGGCCGCAGTATTCTGGAAAATTCCTCGTTTATTGCAAGTAGTGCCAATCCGGACGAAACCCTGCATGGCAGGGGATTTGTGGCGCGGCTTAGCGGCTCTACGGCAGAATTTCTGAACATGTGGTTTGTGATGATGGCCGGCGAACAGCCGTTTCAAGTGAAGGATGAGGGTTTAACACTGCGCCTGCTTCCCAAACTTCCCGGTTGGTTGTTTGACGAGTCGGGTGAGGTCAGCTTCCGTTTTCTTGGTGCTTGTGAGGTGACCTACTGCAATTCGCAGCGACAAGACACGTTTGCTCTTAACAGCAGCAGTATTCGGTATGTGCTGACGCTGCAAGACGGCAGCAAGGTGGAGACTTCTGGTGTTATTTCCGAGCCTTATGCGAGTCTTGTTCGTTCAGGGAAGGTTGCTGCCATACGAGTTCAGCTGTTCAGCTGA